The DNA sequence ATTACTTCAAAAGCTTAGAAAACTGTATGAACCACATAATTGTCAAACACCACATCTACTTTGGTATGAATGGCAACATTACTGAAACAGTTTATACGGCTAATACTCAGCTAGAAAAGATGCATAACAAGGACAGAGAGTGACAGAGTGCAGAACCACACATTGCTTACGAAAAAACATCTTACAAATGTCTATGAAAACTATGAGCTCGAAGGATCCGCTTAAAAATAGCTAAATAGCCTGAGCTTTTGGGATAAGGATGGGGACGGCATAGAGGGTATCAGACACAGTCATATAGTTTTGGATTCCGTGACCCATGTCTGTCATTCAGGGTGACGAAATGGATAACATGCATCCCAGAGATGAAACAGAACTTACTGGTTGAATGGAGTCCAATAAATAGTTTGAAGATTCCTTGGTAACGTAATTCTGGTACCTGTACAATGTACAGTTGTAATAACTATTCAACCAAACCCTTAACTAACAGCCACCAGATTCCAATTTAACATAATTTCATGACGTCAATCGTCGAAAACACAAGAGAAGACACTTACACTATTTCTTGAATATCAGGAGAATGCACATTAATCCGCTGAACATGCAAGTAAAATAGAAAACTTTACGAGTTAGGTGCTGAGAGTAAACTCAATAATTAGAACCCATTACAATATAGTGACATACCATATGATCACTATTATGCCTTTAAGAAATGCACAAGGATAAACTTTGTTTAAGATTTAAATCAAATGACAATTGTATATTACCTGGTTGATAATTTCTGACTTACGATTGGGACCACAATCTGTTCCATCTTGTCGATATAATGGAATATGGGTCAATAAAACCCTTGGATAAGCTTGAACATCTACAGCAATGCAACTAATTAGATGAATTACTTCAACATACTGAGTGAAAAGTTAACATGACTGAGCATAGATTATATATGTACCGAGAGAGACATTCTTCACAAAAGCACGAGTAGAGGAAGCCAGATATCCTTGAGGATTTCCTGCGGATACATGAGATGAATTGATTTAAGTGATCAGTATCAAAACTCAACATTAACCAATTTAAATGCTCCTGCAATCATAGTGAACCATGTTGCACCAAGCATAGATGATGCTGGAGTCTTTGAGATCCAATGCCCCATTAGACGTTTTATATAGGCAAAATTTAATTTTCACGTAGGAATGAAAACAAAATATCGCTGTTCGGGCATTTCAATAAGGGTTAAGAAGCTATTAGGCTGGGGGGACGTGTAAAAGGGTACTTGGGGATTTGGTATAAGAAAAGATAGGAATAGATTAGGAAGTTTGATATTTCCATCAAGGAAAAAAGCGCTTTCTGTATTTTCTCTAGGCACCTTCCCTAGAAGAAGCACCTCCCCTCTGCTTTTTCCAAAACCACTCCAGATGCTTTTAAACTTCACCGAAAGTGCTTAAAATTTTTGCCAACCAGTACATTTTAGAACTATGAAATCAAATAATTGTCTGATAGCAAGAAAACCAATTAAGAATGACCTGTCTTGGAAAGAGTTATATGTTTAGCCCGAATTGAAGAAAAGGGTTTAGTCATTAcctaaaaatcaaaacaaaaaagaaaggatAGGGGCAGGGGAAACAGCAGTGTTTCTAAGATAATTTCCACCAACacaaactaaaaattaaaaaaaatattaaaaaaattaaaaaaatatttaaaaaaaagtagAGTTTTTTAATGCATACCATCAATAGCTTGGGAATCAATGGCAATGAACTCCACTTTTCCAACCGTAAATTGATAATTTCGGCTACCAAATTCCTTTTCATACCGTCTGATTGCCTAGTTTACATAAAGAAGATACTACTTAATAACGAAACACATAAGATGATTAAGAGACAAACATACCCATCTTGACAAGATTTTGTTGAAACAAACTTCCAAAAGAAATATACACAGTTCACAAAGTCTTGGAAAACCAGATACATGGGGTTGCATTCGGGAAAAAAATTCAGACAGCCTTAAATATATCTTATATTATAAAGATGCTTAACAGAATGACCttccagaaaaataaaactacaaTAAAATAGTGGTTCTGCATAAGATTTGATAGTGGGAAAGTTATATATCATgaatggaaaaaaaattaaaaattaccgCATCTCAGGTTGGTCAAGATTAATTGAATACATGGACTGAAATGTCTCTTCAGGAGAAGGAACTTGATGGGAACTGAAAAAATGTACGATGCTAACATTCAAATATGGACTAGTCGAAGCTTTTTCATGAGAATGAACTTAGAAAGGTGACACACATTACGTTTGAAATCCAGTGGAATTTTTTCTGTAGTAAACAAGCCTCTTGAACTTTTTCCAATTGTTGACCACACCATTCTTATCCCCAGCCATTCAATTAACTGTTGTCACAACAAGTATAAGTCTTGTGGGTGAAGAAAGCGGGAGGAAAGAAGTCAGTACTCTTGCCTTTCTTCTAAAAGGGATTCCAGGATACAGCACCCCCAATCAAATCAGCTCAATGTAGGAATTGCAGCCCTAGTTTTTTCCCTTGCTAAGTAATTTTAGCAAAGAAAAGTTGCAATAGTGAAATAGTGCCACTAACTGACCAGAGACATAGACTATAAACAGCGTCATCTTATTTTTAAGGATTCATTCAGGCATCAATTCCTAATTATTCCGGGGCATTTCTCCTGCGGCCAAAATCAACTCGGTTCAAATTATTATCTCACTTGCAACCAAGATGAACTTAAAAGCTGCATTTTTGCCTGGAAAAGTCTCTAATGAATTTGAGAACCCAATCAGCTAGCTAACACCTGCACAAAGCCCTCTCTGAAAGAGAGCTTTAAATTCTCTCTGCAGCAAATTGAAGTTGTTCATATCAACTCTACAGCTTTCTCCAAGACTTATCATCGAGTGAATGTCTAGAGCCAGTATTCGACCCCGTTTGGCCGATTTTCAGAGCAAATTCTAGAATTATTCACCGATCCCTTTTATAAACCGATGCACATTACTCATTTAAACCTGTCTACTGATACACACAGGTGCAAAAAGAAAATGCATTTACTTTACACGTTATTTCCAGAGTCCCAGACCAAAAACATAAGCTTCCATCAAATTTAAATACCTGTGGCCTACGAGAGTGGAGAAACTCATATCCGATGTCATGGTTTCCGGGAATGCGGTAAACCGGTATGGTTGAATGCCTTTCTTGGCCACTCAGTGAAAAAATATGTTTGAGACGGCTCAACGACTCCTTCCACCTAATTTCCATCTATCAGAAACCTCTTTAGAATTGTTGAAGGCGAAACAAAGATATGATATAATGCAGAGATTGATGATCGGTTTGGGGAATTTGCAGAGGTGACTTACTCATGATCAGAGAGATAAGGACCGCCGTCGAAGTAATCACCTAAGAAGAGAATAACATCGGGATCGAAGGGGAGCACGGAGGAAAGGAAAGCTCGGCGCATGTAGAGGTCGGAGTAGAATTGAACCAATTCGAGAGCGAGGGATTTtggagggagagggagggaggttCTGTCCGTCAGCTGCGGGTCTGTGAGGACGGCCACCTTGACATAGTCGagagattgagagtgagagtgatGAGGCCATCGACAAGTGGAGAGAGACGGCAGCCGGAAGGCGAGCATTTCGCCGTAGAGGAGCGTTAGCGCCCATATCAGGCACAGTACCGCAGTCAGTTCCCAAAGCTTCATCGCTCTCTTTGGGCTTGGCTTTTACTCCCATCtctgttcttttttcttcctattATACCACAAACTcatgtcttttttcttttttttttcaaaaatgatGCAATAAGTAAATAAATTGAGTgattttcactcgaaagaaaattagatttttaatctaaaaaaaaaagaaaaagttaagCGATTGGTTCGGGATGTTTGTGACTCGGGTTAATCCGTTAATGTGATTGTTTTAAAATTACTTAATACATAACTCATTCTCACTGCACTACccatttaatttattattttaatgttttactaaatacacaactcaaagtaccttttttttttttttttttgagaatacaCAACTCAAAGTACTTAAAATACCTTTAATCtcaaaaaccatgaaatattcCATTATTGGACTATATGAAGGCTACTATTTAGCATGATTAGTATAGGTATGctcatattaattacttgtgttagatATTGAGAAATCCttaaaaatttattattattcCCTTCAAATCTTTAAACATGAGAATAATAAACAAGATGAAGAACACACACCTCAACGGTGTGTTTGAATGAAGGAAAAagtgttaaacagcgacaaacGTGGCcagtggcccaccattgtaccgatactgtcccaacttaaccacccattaggtgttgggttttaatcacaaaagttctcggtacaattggataagagccacccacttataagttatattttatttgtaacTTTTCCAacgtgggatctttcctctccaacaaaaAGATATGATATTTGAATGAAAATAAGCAATTCATAACTTCTTAACATGAATTACCTCGTTTGACATTCTATTcttggaaattatgaatttctatgtggaaagaaatgaatgaaATTGTTGTTCGAATTCTTCACTTCAATTTCTATCAAAACATGTGTAATTTCGAATTTctttacacatttcaaattctAAATTTTGATTTATGAAATTCTAATTGATAGAGTGGTTGATTCCAtcattttaaaatttctcaagaatttaTAATTATCTCATCGAAACACGATGTATTGAAGATTGCTGAACGAGGTCTTAAGAATTCATGTCAATTATTGAAATTCATATGATGAAGTGTGGACAAGAAAGATGTATTGCAGTGTCTAGATTTAGAAGAAGAGACGTAAAAAAGAATAGGTGtgattcaatttttcttcttctaatacgTAGATGTCTGTTATGGACATTTAACCTAACTataaaatttgatttgaaatataaaataatagggatgtatATTAAGtagttaggggtgtgtatttaaaatttataATGTTGTTATTATGGATGAGTTGTTTGGAATGCTAGCATACTTATTGttcgaaaaataaaaatattaaatataccATGAGGATACATAATCAAGATCATCACTACTCACTAGTTATGTATATGGTATATACATACATAATCATAAACTTATTCTCGTCTCTCGAACCCCAGCACACCTAGAGCATTCTAGGCGTGTTATTGCTCTTGTCTGACTACGGTTGACGATAGTGCAAGTTTTGCCACGTTTTTGTTTGGGCTGTTGTTGGACGGGTATTGCTTTCTAACCCTCGTCTTTGTGATCGATTGGTTTGGTGGTCAATGTCGATCTCTGATTCGACGCTCCTTAGTGGCAAGGGCAGTCATGGGTATCAAAGCAAGAGATGGGGATTGGCGGAGGGAACTGGGTTTGTTCTAATCCAACTCTGTCCCAAGCGATGGCAGCGTGGACGACATCGAGGAAGATGTCAGGGATCTGATGGGTGAGGTTTCTAGATTCGTTTTAGGTCTGTGCTTGTTGCACCAGGTTTTGTTGATGACTGGCTTCAGTAGGGTGGTTCATTGTGGCGTGGTGGGAGTGGCTGGTGAATTGCAGTAATGGCAGCGGTGCGTGTAGCTGACTTGCGATGAGTGGTGTTAGTTGGATTTGGATTGGGCCACCCCCATCTGGTCTTGGACCTTTTTGGgctgtttttttctttgtttttcctattcttttaggttttttgCTAGGTCTACTTACGGGCTTAGAGCCTTTTATCTTAGTTTTTGGCAATTGACATCTAGCTAGGGTTATAAGTGCTCCTGGGGAAGCCTTCTATGTAGGGAGGTCCCGGAAGTGGAATATTAAGTTAGGTTGGGAATTTGACATGGTCCGATACTCTTCATCATTGGGTCATGGTTACTTGGTTATTTATTCCTTGGTTGCTATGAAAGGCAGTTTTACATAGGGTTCTAGTATTAGGGCTCTTAGCAATTGCTAAATTCGATCGGGCCCTTTCATAGGGCGGGTTATTGTGTAATGTTTGCCTCTTTCTGTCTATTAATAGACTGCCATCCCAATTTGATAAAAAACAATTGTATATGATATACACGCAATTACTACATTTATTTTTAAGTATGAAAACATTCATCTTgatgaaaaattataaaaatatgTGCATGATATGATATAAATACAATTGTCACTTTAAAATACCATACATTTTTTCTTAAATGAGAACATATTTTATGTAATTAGAACCTTAATTACCTTTAAAATATTGTTTATATAGCTATACATGAGTGGTCAAAATAGTAACATGTGTTGCGCAAAATATCATAACACAGTGTATAATTATCGTGGACATGTAATCTCTCATGTTATAAAAATATAATAGCTATAAAATACTTCAAAATCATTAAAAGCATGACATGTTCATCTATTATATAAAGCAAATTGTTGGGAATgatggttaaatttttaaaactccTATTATGCCCTTTATTGATTGAattgtttaaaaaataaaaatgatattacaaggctaaaatagtaaataaacaaaataagttttttcttttcaagaaattgcaaacaaaaaataaggaaaaaaaaaacccacattTGTAACCGTCAGTGGTATTTTGTTGccttcaaaaaaaatttctttttgtttaatataaaacttttttttatatatatataaaagcaaATTGGCAAGCACGGAGTGCATGCCAAGAGGCTAGTGGTAATATATGTGATATGTTTCATCAATTTAAAAGTTAACTTATTTAACACCGAAATTGAAACCATAGGTTTCGTGCAGCAATGCGACACATTCTGACCTTAGTTGGGGTTGTGGTGGTCTTCTCTTATGTTTCATGCTAGCGTACAACAATATGTTCTTAGGCAACTACATTTAGCATTTAGGACAATGGGTCTGGTTTAggttattttttagtttttactttttagtttTAACTTATTTCATTTTTGGTTAGTTTTACTTTTTGTTAGATCAATGCTTTGAATAAGTGAGTATGTCAAATTGTATTGAGTACTAGTTGCTAGGATGGTTTCTAGTCTAGTCGGCTTGTGACTTCAACAGTATGATGAAATTGTTTTGATAATATGATTACTCTAACCTGACTTAGTATGGTCGTATGTATTGATATTGTAACACCCCAATCCCTGATTAACAAAAGAGATAATCCAAATTTAGGGTGGATTAAAGAATTTCACTCAAAGATATCAATTTTCTCCAAAATTCTTTTGACATGAAATTGAATTATACTAGCACATAGAGATCTACTAAGTTTCATACCTTGGTTGATGGTTGATTTCGACCTGAGccacaagaaaacaaaagaaaaaaagaacatatgTTGAAAACCGGCAAAAGCTTTCAGACTCGATCGACCATCATCGATAGTGGGTTGAACAAACCTTAGGATGATCTAATGCTATCAGTCCGACGTTGAGTGGAAAGGCCCGACGAGAAAATTTTATTTGGGTCCAACAAAAAGGTATTGTGTTTTTGGGAGGTTCTTCTCctcattttctcattttctcattttcttttgctCTATAACCTACTACCTCATCCAGAAACTCATACCCTTTCTTCCTAATAATAGTTTTATAATAATTGTGTAAATGTGTATAGCAAATGAACGTCCACGTGGATCAGCCATTTTTCATTAATAACACAATTTTCAATTGCTAATCAATATACTTGGAACtccaaaaattattttggtatatatatatatataaattatgttTTCAGTGTCATAAATTTACAAGATATTACAGATATTATTATCACTCAACTTTATTGTATGATATGCGAACAAAACTTTACAGTTTATTAAGTTATTTTAGAACATATTAAATAAAACAATGTTTAATTGAAGATAGCAAAAATAGTCAGTATAGACTGCAAGTCGCACACATACACTTTTAGGTGTTGTGGAAGTTTCTACCAATGATCATTGtctatagtttttattttattttattccatTTATATTGTGATGTAAGTTTTGTGGATATTTTTTTGAACTTGTCGGGATGTCGTAGATGAGGGTACACATATGTTCTAAGAAGTGTTTTAAAGTTAAAAGCTAATATTTCTTAAATAGTAACTCTACCATTAATATATGTACATTCCTGTAAGAGTTATATCGACTTGTATTCCGTAGCATGGACAACATTCCACCTTTATATATTGTGGTTAACACAATATATAAGTCgctaaatttaatatttgttgcaatgcttttgttgttggtccTTCAACATTGAATTGAGTTTAGATTGTTATCTAATTATATTCTTCTTGTGATGGTCACAGCCACATGTAACTTTGTCACCTTTACCCTTCTTCATTATTTGACACTAATTATCCCTGACAAGGCGGTCACATCATAGGCCATAACTTGGTTTCCTTGACTTATCCACTAAATAAGTCAGGTTGCAATCGTTATTCCATTCCCTTAAAGTCTGTGTGGTATTTGGTCGAGCAGAGAAAGAATAACACTACACCATTCCAACATGCAATAGGTTAATGTTTAGATTTTAACAATATATTGATGCATGTAGACAGAACGTACATGTCAGAAGAAGCTTAGCAAAACAGAAGATACGcaatttagggaaaaatgacTTACAAAATAGACGATTTCAAGCTGAGCATAGTCTGAGGAAAAAAGTAGAGACGTGCAGATGAGCTAGCATAGCCGCACCCCATGCAAGCTTCCCTATATTGTCAATATCCAAGACATCAAGAAATTCTTCTGGATGATTATTCGACCTCAATATTTAAAAATGTTGCCGTAGCAGGAAGTGGCTCAGAGTATGCAGCCTTTCATATGGCGAAATTGGATAAGATTACCTCGAATGATGAATTAGACCGTGTCAACCGCTGTTTAGAGACTGTTTTCTGAGCTAGCGGCATTGATCCATACACTGGAGGAAAAATATAGGCTGGTTGTCTTAAGGACGGCTCTTATAATCTAATGTTCTCTATTAATGCCTTGGACACCTATTCTCACTGTTATGCGGTAGATTTTGAGGAAGTTCTATTTTTATTTGAGTCGGGGAAGAAGACTCTCACCGCGAAGGACATTAAAAAGACTTGCCTACTCTAAAAATTAAGGCTGCACATTGCATAGCTGTTACAAAGTACTTTGCGTTCCATCGCATTTTGTTTGTAACCAAGTATGACACAGCTAGAGCGGAGAAAGCTTTTTTAGGCGGAGATGAGCCGGATCTTGAGAAAGTTAATTCGCCTGAGGAGTTTCTTTCAGCCCTCCACGAGGTAATGATATGCAGTATACAATGTCGTCTAAGCAAAAAGTCAAAGAGCACAATCGATTTGATTTGTCGGATGAAGTAGATAGAAAAGAGAATGTTCTGGTGTGTGCTTAAGTAGTGACACTTTCATAGAATTTAGACTCATGTTGTATTTTAGACAAAATGCAGTGAGTTTTAGCTCTGGATAATATAGAGAAATATATAGTTTCTCTCAGTGAAACTTAGGTGTGATGTCATGTTTGATTGATATTTCAGTTCTAGAATTCTAATGAAGTTTGAATATTtgagcaaaaaaaataaaatccacCAACAGTTTCAAAAACATCACATCACTTGCCCTTGTACTATTCGGTACGATAAAAGAGCCAACGACATATAAAAGATAGACTTGTGTGCGATGATCAATATTATCATGATTTTTGAACGTATCGCGAAGCCATTTCAATGAAATCTTGCCCTTACCCTGAATACCACTTCCTTTATACATACTGACCCAAAAGATCtctacaaattctttctttgttcGCCTTACTAGTATGCATAATACCAGTTACTCCCATGCCATCAACTGGTAAGTCAGTAAAATAGTATACATCTTCCAAGAGAAACCCTAATTTAATaccattaaaaagaaaaaatctcaaTGAAGAATCATAGCGTTTAGCTAGGGTCGATAGAAGAGGCAGACAATGTTTAATATCTCTCGGCAACTTTTGGAAAAAAACCGATATTGAAGCTTATCTTGGCCAATCGTTCACACACTCTTAGATCGAGCATCCAGTCTTTTAAGTTATTCAGATGGTCATGTGCCTTCAACTACTAAAACACCAATATGAATGCAACAACCATAGTGGTTAAAAGAAGCTCGATTATCATGCAATTTCAATTGCGAAATAGGCATACAATAGTTTGGCAAATTATAATTTTAGAAAAAGATCGATCATACATATTGACACATTGTGCCCAACGGCTGCAGAAGCCCAATATCAATGCGAAACATGGTGCTTGACCAAAGAACGGAGGCTAACTGCAAGGACGTATGTAAAAACTGTGAACGCAAAGTCCATCAATTACATGCTATTCAATTCACAAGACAAGCCTAGTGGAAACTAACATCATCGTGTCAAATTTTGAGAACCAAAATTTTTGACCAGGCATCATATTAGTAGTATTGATTTGTGCAACACTTTCACAGATACTGATATAATCCAAGCTAATGTCAAAATCTTGGTTCTCACAATATAGCACTCTCATGCCAATAAGCAAACTCATAATTACCCTTCGGTAATCATGTGACACTAATATCTTTCATAATGCGTTCACATCATATGTCATAACTTGGTTACCAAAGTTATCAGCCATTAATTTAACCCAGTTGCAGTTGTTCTTCCATTCCATTAGAGTTTATATGATATTTGATTGaggtgaggaagaagaatacCGCATCTCTTCAACAAAATGGCTAATTTTATGtaaaatgtagtttttttttttaaataaaaaaaataaaaaaacttgtaGTTAGATTGTTTATCCAAAAACAACAAAGCAACTTAACTAAGAGGGCTCAATAACCAGATTTGTTGTAACCCTTATAGTACAAAACACTGTGACTAATGGTCGTTGTGGAAGCCACATTAATGTGAGAAACATGGTACTCATCCGGAGATTTGAGACTCAACGACGGTCATGGGATGAAAAGGATGAGCTACGTACATTTAtcagtttttgtttattttggtttgACAGCTAAAACACTACATGTGAGAAAGGGAATGCTCGAAAATTTTAATGCCTCTATAAAATGAGTTTAAACACTAACCACATTTTTTCTAGTTTTAtaaaatgtttttatttttttaagaggattgaaatatatatatatatatatatatatatatattggattgTAATTGACACCCTCTTTTTTACAAACCGAATACTAAGGAATTCTTTcctacttaccccattaagtttttttaattctctcttacccaatacactctaagagagtcttccctaataccctattaagatttttttttttttttttaaatttttttaataccattttacccctcacccctttgttacttagagagagagagagatagagaaaatggaagagagagaaaccataggagacttcgccggagcccgtcaccgaccgccggaatccggtcaccggccgctggAATCAGGTCACCAGCCACCGGATTCAGGTCACCGGCCGCCgaattccggccaactttcgccggaatctggtcaccggctgccgcccaccggaatttgctgaaaatctcactggaaagtttttttgcccccaatagacatctattgccccctaatagaggggcaatagacgtctatttccccccaatagacgactatcagccatgtattgccccccagtagacgtgtattgccccccaatagacgtttagattaccgaaattgtaattaatcttcctaaaactacacaaataaaactttgattaaagaaaaaaaacgaggagattatatcaattcaaaacgtctattgccccccaatagatgtctattaccccccaatagacgctttaacagatgtctattgccccaatagaacttttttttcttcattttttctttctatccGGGCATTCTGCaccattttacccaaaaaaaaaaacagagaaattgATTGAGTCACCCAAtgaaaagctctgggcacccatgtccTCTTCTCCATTCCTGTTGCAGTCGGAgtcgacttcttcttctttttatttgctGCTCACCCAATCttcttgttctctctttttccaTAGTTGCAGACCAGACCGGAAACCTAACTTCTTTGTCATTGTAAAATTAAACCCATTCAACAAAACCTTCAAATCACAATGGCAACTCCGATCAAATACTGAACCCATCCAATGAGTTATTGGACAGATCAGTGAAGTCAACATACTCGAGCACGTCGCCAGAGCAATTCACCGGAGCTGCTTTATCTCGAGCCGTTGCTTGTTCAGATCGAAGTCCCAACGCTCACTACAACATCGAATCAAGCGAGGAGAAGCCTTCGTTGGCATTGAAGTCGGCGTCGACAACGGAATCGAGCGGAGAAGAGGAATCGAGGGGAAGACGGCGCATGAGGCGGCTGGCTAGGGAATCGGAATCAGAGATCGTCGTCATCAACCGTCGTCTGCG is a window from the Rosa chinensis cultivar Old Blush chromosome 2, RchiOBHm-V2, whole genome shotgun sequence genome containing:
- the LOC112190804 gene encoding uncharacterized protein C630.12 isoform X2; protein product: MKLWELTAVLCLIWALTLLYGEMLAFRLPSLSTCRWPHHSHSQSLDYVKVAVLTDPQLTDRTSLPLPPKSLALELVQFYSDLYMRRAFLSSVLPFDPDVILFLGDYFDGGPYLSDHEWKESLSRLKHIFSLSGQERHSTIPVYRIPGNHDIGYEFLHSRRPQAIRRYEKEFGSRNYQFTVGKVEFIAIDSQAIDGNPQGYLASSTRAFVKNVSLDVQAYPRVLLTHIPLYRQDGTDCGPNRKSEIINQRINVHSPDIQEIVYQNYVTKESSNYLLDSIQPVLVLSGHDHDQCDVVHKSKYGPVKEHTLGTISWQQGNVYPSFMLLSASNFVPSNTASSEEAVLTQLCFLPVQLHIYIWYLSLFVLTLLALLLWPTGGVSFWHHFSDLMAFGKQLISSITSRPKEKDEDLNCEYEMMWDAEGSMQLVKKISNVAVTSKSETSSVERGTAVMRPTAIKNISQELEVSVNADADAFDPMAKTLSRASKSWTKLVIQRLVRTFRMVTIIAAVNVPIYMLLLFKDWID
- the LOC112190804 gene encoding uncharacterized protein C630.12 isoform X1 — its product is MKLWELTAVLCLIWALTLLYGEMLAFRLPSLSTCRWPHHSHSQSLDYVKVAVLTDPQLTDRTSLPLPPKSLALELVQFYSDLYMRRAFLSSVLPFDPDVILFLGDYFDGGPYLSDHEWKESLSRLKHIFSLSGQERHSTIPVYRIPGNHDIGYEFLHSRRPQAIRRYEKEFGSRNYQFTVGKVEFIAIDSQAIDGNPQGYLASSTRAFVKNVSLDVQAYPRVLLTHIPLYRQDGTDCGPNRKSEIINQRINVHSPDIQEIVYQNYVTKESSNYLLDSIQPVLVLSGHDHDQCDVVHKSKYGPVKEHTLGTISWQQGNVYPSFMLLSASNFVPSNTASSEEAVLTQLCFLPVQLHIYIWYLSLFVLTLLALLLWPTGGVSFWHHFSDLMAFGKQLISSITSRPKEKDEDLNCEYEMMWDAEGSMQLVKKISNVAVTSKSETSSVESRGTAVMRPTAIKNISQELEVSVNADADAFDPMAKTLSRASKSWTKLVIQRLVRTFRMVTIIAAVNVPIYMLLLFKDWID
- the LOC112190804 gene encoding uncharacterized protein C630.12 isoform X3, with protein sequence MKLWELTAVLCLIWALTLLYGEMLAFRLPSLSTCRWPHHSHSQSLDYVKVAVLTDPQLTDRTSLPLPPKSLALELVQFYSDLYMRRAFLSSVLPFDPDVILFLGDYFDGGPYLSDHEWKESLSRLKHIFSLSGQERHSTIPVYRIPGNHDIGYEFLHSRRPQAIRRYEKEFGSRNYQFTVGKVEFIAIDSQAIDGNPQGYLASSTRAFVKNVSLDVQAYPRVLLTHIPLYRQDGTDCGPNRKSEIINQVLVLSGHDHDQCDVVHKSKYGPVKEHTLGTISWQQGNVYPSFMLLSASNFVPSNTASSEEAVLTQLCFLPVQLHIYIWYLSLFVLTLLALLLWPTGGVSFWHHFSDLMAFGKQLISSITSRPKEKDEDLNCEYEMMWDAEGSMQLVKKISNVAVTSKSETSSVESRGTAVMRPTAIKNISQELEVSVNADADAFDPMAKTLSRASKSWTKLVIQRLVRTFRMVTIIAAVNVPIYMLLLFKDWID